The following coding sequences lie in one Mycobacterium sp. DL440 genomic window:
- a CDS encoding SLC13 family permease — protein sequence MLAPVLALTIFVVAFWFIATERADKVKTVLVAAGLMALLGLIPGAEVFHSEHQGIDWNVIFLLLGMMVIVGVIKQTGLFDFLAIWAAKRSRGNPFRLMVMLMAITAFASPVLDNVTIILLIAPVTLVICDRLRIAPQPYLIAEVLASNIGGAATLIGDPPNIIIGSRAGLTFNDFLIHMAPIVIIIFALFVLFTRVLFRSDLRADEMHIEEVMALQERRAIKDRRLLIRSLLVLNVVIVGFAFHSVLHVAPSIVALLGAGAMLLVTDIDVAEVLPEVEWPTLVFFMGLFVMVAGLVHTGVIGALGSVAESAFGDNWFGAATALLFGSSVVGAFVDNIPYTATMTPVVEDMVAQAPDAQTGQALWWAFALGACFSGNGTAIAASANVVAIGIAKRAGHPISFWRFTRYGIVVTALSTALAWVYIWLRYF from the coding sequence ATGTTGGCTCCGGTCCTGGCGCTGACGATCTTCGTCGTCGCCTTCTGGTTCATCGCCACCGAACGAGCCGACAAGGTCAAGACTGTCCTGGTCGCCGCCGGCCTGATGGCCCTGCTCGGGCTGATCCCCGGCGCCGAGGTGTTCCATTCCGAGCACCAGGGCATCGACTGGAACGTCATCTTCCTGTTGCTCGGGATGATGGTGATCGTCGGCGTCATCAAGCAGACCGGGCTTTTCGATTTCCTCGCGATCTGGGCCGCCAAGCGTTCTCGCGGCAATCCGTTCCGGTTGATGGTCATGTTGATGGCGATCACCGCATTCGCCTCGCCGGTACTCGACAACGTTACGATCATCCTGCTGATCGCACCGGTGACCCTGGTGATCTGCGACCGGCTGCGCATCGCACCGCAGCCCTATCTGATCGCCGAGGTGCTGGCCTCCAACATCGGCGGCGCCGCCACCCTGATCGGGGATCCGCCCAACATCATCATCGGCAGTCGCGCCGGACTGACCTTCAACGACTTCCTGATCCACATGGCGCCGATCGTCATCATCATCTTTGCGTTGTTCGTCCTGTTCACCCGGGTGTTGTTCCGTTCGGACCTGCGCGCCGACGAGATGCACATCGAGGAAGTGATGGCCCTGCAGGAGCGTCGGGCGATCAAGGACCGAAGACTGCTGATCCGTTCGCTGCTGGTGCTCAACGTGGTGATCGTCGGGTTCGCGTTCCATTCGGTGTTGCACGTGGCTCCGTCGATCGTGGCGCTGCTGGGCGCCGGGGCGATGCTGCTGGTCACCGACATCGACGTGGCCGAGGTACTGCCCGAAGTGGAGTGGCCCACGCTGGTCTTCTTCATGGGCCTGTTCGTGATGGTCGCTGGATTGGTGCACACCGGCGTCATCGGCGCCCTTGGATCGGTGGCCGAGTCGGCGTTCGGCGACAACTGGTTCGGGGCGGCGACGGCACTGCTGTTCGGTTCGTCGGTGGTCGGCGCATTCGTCGACAACATCCCCTACACCGCGACGATGACGCCGGTGGTGGAGGACATGGTGGCCCAGGCTCCGGACGCGCAGACCGGCCAGGCGCTGTGGTGGGCGTTCGCACTCGGCGCCTGCTTCAGCGGCAACGGCACCGCCATTGCGGCCAGCGCCAATGTGGTGGCCATCGGCATCGCCAAGCGGGCCGGGCATCCGATCAGTTTCTGGCGGTTCACCCGCTACGGCATCGTGGTCACTGCTCTCAGCACGGCGCTGGCCTGGGTGTATATCTGGCTGCGGTACTTCTGA
- a CDS encoding CBS domain-containing protein — translation MTLATHWNELMQAHEIAAHLPTVRIDDPVSKAVQLMVVNRLPGLVVVDDDDHPVAVLPGTQVLRLAIPESYQEDPALVRTVDEIHADLFWHGPGKLTVGDCLPGPATKPATVTPDATLLEIATVMANKRSPLIAVVDRSGRLTGAVTLERLLTSLAVAGPGD, via the coding sequence ATGACACTAGCGACGCATTGGAACGAGCTCATGCAGGCACATGAAATCGCCGCCCACCTGCCGACTGTGCGGATCGATGACCCGGTCTCGAAAGCCGTTCAGCTGATGGTGGTCAACCGGCTGCCCGGCCTGGTGGTGGTCGACGATGACGACCACCCGGTGGCAGTGCTACCGGGAACTCAGGTGCTGCGTTTGGCGATCCCCGAGTCCTACCAAGAAGATCCGGCGTTGGTCCGCACCGTCGACGAGATTCACGCCGACCTGTTCTGGCACGGGCCGGGCAAGCTCACCGTCGGCGACTGCCTGCCCGGACCCGCGACCAAGCCCGCGACCGTGACGCCCGACGCGACGCTGTTGGAGATCGCCACCGTGATGGCCAACAAGCGCAGTCCGCTGATCGCCGTCGTCGACCGCAGCGGCCGGCTCACCGGAGCAGTCACTCTCGAGCGGCTACTGACCAGCCTTGCGGTCGCCGGTCCCGGCGACTGA
- a CDS encoding histidine kinase — MKPARTPAAALFRRVFLINGLIFTLGTLILALSPASVSSRIKLTEIPVLVVGLAIILTANALLLRSSLAPLDRLAASMRRVDPPKRSDRVDDRGSGDLQHLIESFNAMLDRLETERTTASASALAAQENERQRIARELHDEIGQTLTVALLTLKRAVDRSPESIHAELADAQEIVRSSLDEVRDIARRLRPDALEDLGLRSALNALCNDFAQASGIAVVKHIALQEDRLKSDVELVCYRIAQEGLTNVARHSGARKVWVDLHIADDELTLRVADDGRGGIPTETMREGAGINGMRERALLVNAALTISSPPGGGTEVRLVIPLRGI, encoded by the coding sequence GTGAAACCGGCGCGCACCCCGGCGGCCGCGTTGTTCCGCCGGGTGTTCCTGATCAACGGGTTGATCTTCACGCTGGGCACGCTGATCCTCGCGCTTTCCCCGGCCTCGGTGTCTTCACGGATAAAACTCACCGAAATCCCAGTTTTGGTCGTAGGTCTGGCGATTATCCTGACTGCTAACGCACTGCTCTTGAGGTCCAGTCTTGCCCCATTGGATCGGCTCGCCGCGTCAATGCGGCGAGTCGATCCGCCCAAGCGCAGCGACCGCGTGGACGACCGTGGCAGCGGTGATCTGCAGCACCTCATCGAGTCGTTCAACGCGATGCTCGATCGGTTGGAGACCGAACGGACCACCGCGAGCGCATCGGCGCTGGCGGCCCAGGAGAACGAACGCCAGCGCATCGCACGAGAACTGCACGACGAGATCGGTCAGACCCTGACCGTCGCACTGCTCACCCTGAAGCGGGCGGTCGACCGGTCGCCGGAATCGATCCACGCCGAACTGGCCGATGCCCAGGAGATCGTGCGATCCAGTCTCGACGAGGTGCGGGACATCGCCCGGCGGCTGCGTCCGGACGCATTGGAAGACCTCGGACTGCGCAGTGCGCTGAACGCCCTCTGCAACGACTTCGCCCAGGCATCCGGTATTGCGGTGGTCAAACACATTGCACTGCAAGAGGACCGGCTCAAGTCTGATGTCGAGCTGGTCTGTTACCGGATCGCCCAGGAAGGCCTGACCAATGTGGCGCGCCACTCCGGGGCGCGCAAGGTGTGGGTGGACCTCCATATTGCAGACGACGAACTCACGCTGCGGGTGGCCGACGACGGCCGCGGCGGCATCCCCACCGAAACGATGCGGGAAGGTGCAGGCATCAATGGAATGCGCGAACGGGCGCTGCTGGTGAACGCCGCGCTGACCATCAGCTCGCCGCCGGGCGGCGGCACCGAGGTGCGGCTGGTGATTCCGCTGCGGGGCATCTGA
- a CDS encoding response regulator transcription factor, whose product MPARILLADDHALVRSGLRMIIDAESDLQVVAEAADGAEALAALETTPVDLAILDIAMPRMTGLQAAREINRTHPHVRILILSMYDNEQYFFEALKAGASGYVLKSVADRDLLEACRATMRGEPFLYAGAVTALIRDYLHRSRQGGELPDTILTPREEEVLKLIAEGYSTREIAATLTISAKTVDRHRTNILAKLGLRDRLALTRYAIRAGLIEP is encoded by the coding sequence ATGCCGGCCCGCATCCTGCTCGCCGATGATCACGCCCTGGTGCGCAGCGGGCTGCGGATGATCATCGATGCCGAATCCGATCTGCAGGTGGTGGCCGAGGCTGCCGACGGGGCCGAGGCACTCGCGGCGCTGGAGACGACGCCGGTGGACCTGGCGATCCTGGACATCGCGATGCCGCGGATGACGGGGCTGCAGGCCGCGCGCGAGATCAACCGAACCCACCCGCACGTGCGGATCCTGATCCTGTCGATGTACGACAACGAGCAGTACTTTTTCGAGGCACTCAAGGCCGGGGCATCGGGGTACGTGCTGAAATCCGTGGCCGACCGCGACCTGCTCGAGGCTTGTCGGGCGACCATGCGCGGCGAGCCCTTCCTGTACGCCGGCGCCGTGACGGCGCTGATCCGCGATTATCTGCACCGGTCACGTCAGGGCGGTGAGTTGCCGGACACCATCCTCACACCGCGGGAGGAGGAGGTGCTCAAACTGATCGCCGAGGGCTACTCGACCCGGGAGATCGCGGCGACGCTGACCATCAGCGCCAAGACCGTCGACCGGCACCGGACCAACATCCTGGCGAAACTCGGCCTGCGAGATCGGCTGGCGCTGACGCGCTACGCGATCCGCGCCGGGCTCATCGAACCGTGA
- a CDS encoding DUF1707 domain-containing protein — protein MADTALHTVETARAGDRERERTANDLGQALTQGYLTMPEYEDRLQSTFQAQTADELRRLVADLPVSRLRRHDPRRHAAQQRAARLSVRIHLAAYLAGALLMLGIWLAVGFGGGGWYFWPVWPIMGWGIGVASHAIPVWTHGSMSPARIA, from the coding sequence ATGGCCGACACCGCCCTACACACCGTTGAAACCGCCCGCGCCGGCGACCGGGAGCGCGAACGGACCGCTAACGACCTCGGCCAGGCCCTCACCCAGGGCTACCTGACGATGCCCGAATACGAGGATCGGCTGCAGTCGACCTTCCAGGCGCAGACCGCAGACGAGCTGCGTCGACTCGTCGCCGATCTACCCGTCAGCCGGCTCCGGCGTCACGATCCCCGGCGTCACGCCGCCCAGCAGCGGGCCGCCCGGCTGAGCGTCAGGATCCACCTGGCCGCCTACCTCGCCGGCGCCCTGCTGATGCTCGGCATCTGGCTTGCCGTCGGGTTCGGCGGTGGCGGCTGGTACTTCTGGCCGGTCTGGCCGATCATGGGCTGGGGCATCGGCGTTGCGTCACATGCCATTCCGGTGTGGACTCACGGTTCGATGAGCCCGGCGCGGATCGCGTAG
- a CDS encoding TetR/AcrR family transcriptional regulator codes for MAPPRKHETDAILDATRALVLAEGPRAASVAAIAKVSGAPAGTLYHRFGNRNGVLTAAWLRALERFQSRAMAASGGNAVEAAAAMGVAAVGFARDVPDDARLLLTIRPSDLLDGAPDAEFTATLAAMNAPLIERLRELARGIYGDDDARTMDAMSRAVVDLPYAMVRRHANDAELPPWMEEDLADAIRKLLTAR; via the coding sequence ATGGCGCCTCCGCGGAAGCATGAAACCGATGCGATTTTGGATGCGACGCGGGCACTGGTGCTCGCCGAAGGGCCCAGGGCCGCAAGTGTTGCGGCAATTGCCAAGGTCAGCGGTGCGCCGGCGGGCACGCTGTATCACCGGTTCGGCAATCGCAACGGAGTGCTGACCGCGGCCTGGCTGCGGGCACTGGAGCGGTTTCAGTCCCGTGCGATGGCGGCGTCCGGGGGAAACGCCGTGGAGGCGGCGGCGGCGATGGGCGTCGCTGCCGTCGGTTTCGCCCGCGACGTCCCCGACGACGCCCGGTTGCTGCTGACCATCCGGCCCAGCGACCTGCTCGACGGTGCTCCGGATGCGGAGTTCACCGCGACGCTGGCCGCGATGAACGCGCCACTCATCGAGCGGTTACGCGAGTTGGCGCGCGGCATCTATGGCGACGACGACGCCCGCACGATGGACGCCATGTCGCGAGCCGTCGTCGATCTGCCCTATGCGATGGTGCGACGTCACGCCAACGATGCCGAACTGCCGCCCTGGATGGAGGAAGACCTGGCCGATGCTATCCGGAAGTTGTTGACCGCGCGGTGA
- a CDS encoding SRPBCC family protein, with product MDDKADVSRVVAASREIAAPAEVIFELIADPFQQPRWDGNENLAQAASGQRVRAVGDVFVMTITQGGDRENHVVEFEESRCIAWRPSEVGKEPPGHLWRWELEPLGDNRTLVTHTYDWSQLTDTKRLVRARATTADKLLASTDRLAALAET from the coding sequence ATGGATGACAAGGCCGACGTGTCAAGGGTTGTCGCAGCCAGTCGTGAGATCGCCGCACCGGCGGAGGTCATCTTCGAGCTGATCGCCGACCCATTCCAGCAACCACGCTGGGATGGCAATGAGAACCTGGCGCAGGCCGCGTCCGGGCAGCGGGTGCGTGCGGTCGGGGATGTGTTCGTCATGACGATCACGCAGGGCGGTGACCGCGAGAACCACGTCGTGGAGTTCGAGGAAAGCCGGTGTATCGCCTGGCGGCCATCGGAGGTCGGCAAAGAACCGCCCGGCCACCTCTGGCGCTGGGAGCTGGAACCGTTGGGCGACAACCGAACTCTGGTGACCCACACCTATGACTGGTCGCAGCTTACCGATACGAAGCGGCTGGTTCGCGCACGTGCGACCACCGCGGACAAACTCTTGGCATCGACCGACCGATTGGCCGCGCTCGCCGAAACATAG
- a CDS encoding AAA family ATPase yields the protein MSQLEAEEDQPLGHLRLTARLNTAALDSRRGVVRLHPEAIAALGIREWDAVSLTGSRTTAAVIGLAPGGTPTGTALLDDVTLSNAGVRENATVIVAPVTVYGARAVTVTGSKLATDSISSATLRQALLGKVMTVGDTVSLLPRDLGPGTSTSQATAALGSSVGITWTSELLTVTGIDPAGPVSIQPNSVVSWGSGLEGVGSGPSDSTGAHTISPARAEPAVSFDDLKGSHTQAGKLAEWLKLSLDEPQLLETLGATPNLGVLVSGPAGVGKATMVRTVCTERRLVELDGPEVGALAADDRFSRVSDAVASVRDGGGVLLISDVDALLPAAATDRAPEPVAALIIGELRDAVATRGVAFVATSAMPIGVDPRLRAPDLCDRELALTLPDAATRKALLEVLLRGVPSAELNLGEISDRTPGFVVADLAALVREGALRAASRASADGNEPVLWQEDLTGALTVIRPLSRSASQEVSVGSVTLDDVGDMVETKQALTEAVLWPLQHPDTFQRLGVEPPRGVLLYGPPGCGKTFVVRALASSGKLSVHAVKGAELMDKWVGSSEKAVRELFARARDSAPSLVFLDEIDALAPRRGQSFDSGVTDRVVAALLTELDGIEPMRDVVVLGATNRPDLIDPALLRPGRLERLVFVEPPDADARREILRTSGKSIPLAPDVDLDALASALDGYSAADCVALLREAALTAMRRSIDAADVTAADVAKARETVRPSLDAAQVATLRDFAAGR from the coding sequence GTGTCGCAGCTCGAGGCCGAAGAAGATCAACCGCTCGGGCATCTGCGCCTGACCGCACGGCTGAACACCGCCGCACTCGACTCGCGCCGTGGGGTGGTCCGGCTGCATCCCGAAGCGATCGCCGCCCTAGGGATCCGCGAGTGGGACGCGGTGTCACTGACCGGATCCCGTACTACTGCCGCCGTCATCGGCCTGGCCCCCGGCGGTACCCCGACCGGTACCGCCCTGCTCGACGACGTGACGCTGTCCAATGCCGGGGTGCGGGAGAACGCCACCGTGATCGTGGCGCCGGTGACGGTGTACGGCGCCCGGGCGGTCACGGTGACCGGGTCCAAACTGGCGACCGATTCGATCTCGTCGGCGACGCTGCGCCAGGCGCTGCTGGGCAAGGTGATGACGGTCGGCGACACGGTGTCGCTGCTGCCCCGTGATCTGGGGCCAGGCACCTCGACGTCGCAGGCCACCGCGGCGCTGGGCTCGTCGGTGGGCATCACCTGGACCTCGGAACTGCTGACGGTGACCGGGATCGATCCGGCCGGACCTGTGAGTATTCAACCGAATTCGGTGGTGTCCTGGGGGTCGGGCCTCGAAGGTGTGGGGTCTGGGCCGTCGGATTCCACCGGCGCGCACACGATCAGCCCCGCCCGGGCCGAGCCTGCGGTCAGCTTCGATGATCTCAAGGGATCTCATACCCAGGCCGGCAAGCTCGCCGAATGGCTCAAGCTTTCACTCGACGAACCCCAGCTTCTCGAAACCCTAGGTGCCACACCGAATCTCGGCGTCCTGGTGTCCGGTCCCGCCGGTGTCGGCAAGGCCACCATGGTGCGGACCGTGTGTACCGAGCGGCGGTTGGTGGAGCTCGACGGTCCGGAAGTGGGGGCGCTGGCCGCCGACGACCGGTTCAGCCGGGTGTCCGACGCGGTCGCTTCCGTGCGCGACGGCGGCGGGGTGCTGCTGATCTCCGATGTCGACGCGCTGCTGCCGGCCGCCGCCACCGACCGGGCTCCCGAGCCGGTCGCCGCTCTGATCATCGGCGAACTGCGTGATGCCGTCGCCACCCGGGGCGTGGCGTTCGTCGCGACGTCGGCGATGCCCATCGGGGTGGATCCCCGGCTGCGGGCACCGGATCTGTGTGACCGCGAGCTCGCCCTGACCCTGCCCGATGCCGCCACCCGCAAGGCACTGTTGGAGGTGCTGCTGCGCGGCGTTCCGTCCGCCGAGCTGAACCTCGGCGAAATTTCTGACCGTACACCGGGTTTCGTGGTCGCCGACCTGGCGGCCCTGGTCCGCGAGGGCGCGTTGCGGGCAGCCTCGCGAGCCAGCGCTGACGGCAACGAGCCGGTGCTGTGGCAGGAGGACCTGACCGGAGCCCTGACCGTGATCCGGCCGTTGTCGCGGTCCGCATCGCAGGAGGTGTCGGTCGGCTCCGTCACGCTCGACGACGTCGGCGACATGGTCGAGACCAAACAGGCACTCACCGAGGCGGTGTTGTGGCCGCTGCAGCACCCGGACACGTTCCAGCGCCTCGGCGTGGAGCCCCCACGTGGTGTGCTGCTGTACGGTCCGCCCGGTTGCGGCAAGACCTTCGTGGTGCGGGCCCTGGCCAGCTCGGGGAAGCTCTCTGTGCACGCGGTCAAAGGTGCTGAGCTGATGGACAAGTGGGTCGGCTCGTCGGAGAAGGCCGTGCGCGAGCTGTTCGCCCGCGCCAGGGATTCGGCACCGTCACTGGTCTTTCTCGATGAGATCGACGCGCTGGCTCCGCGACGCGGGCAGAGCTTCGATTCCGGGGTGACCGACCGCGTGGTGGCGGCCCTGCTGACCGAACTCGACGGCATCGAACCGATGCGCGACGTGGTGGTGCTGGGTGCGACCAACCGTCCCGACCTCATCGACCCCGCGCTGCTGCGGCCGGGCCGGCTGGAGCGGCTCGTGTTCGTCGAACCGCCCGACGCCGACGCCCGTCGCGAGATCCTGCGGACCAGCGGCAAATCCATTCCCCTGGCTCCGGACGTCGATCTCGATGCCCTGGCTTCCGCGTTGGACGGCTACAGCGCGGCCGACTGTGTGGCGCTGCTGCGGGAGGCGGCCTTGACGGCGATGCGCAGGTCGATCGATGCGGCCGATGTCACTGCCGCTGATGTCGCCAAAGCTCGCGAGACCGTGCGGCCGTCACTGGATGCGGCACAAGTCGCCACTTTGCGGGACTTCGCCGCCGGTCGCTGA
- the pssA gene encoding CDP-diacylglycerol--serine O-phosphatidyltransferase, which translates to MIKPRMRPPSLIKGRMKPPPFSVRMLPSAMTVAAICLGLSAIKMALDNRPTESMAFLAVAAILDALDGRVARMLNATSKMGEEIDSLADAVNFGVAPALIIYGTMLSHSRIGWIVVLLYAVCIVLRLARFNALLDVDQPAYEKEYFVGMPAPAGAIGAIGLLAAKMQFGEGWWTSEWAVSIWIIGVSLLVVSRIPMRKIHTFAVPPNMVAPLLALVAIGVAASVFYGYIVIMVIIVAYVIHIPFAIRTKKWVASHPESWDDKPQQRRATRRAIRRAQPHRRSMARLGLRKPGR; encoded by the coding sequence ATGATCAAGCCGCGCATGAGGCCCCCGTCGTTGATCAAGGGCCGCATGAAGCCACCGCCGTTCTCCGTGCGAATGCTGCCGAGCGCGATGACGGTGGCCGCGATCTGTCTGGGCCTGTCGGCGATCAAGATGGCGCTCGACAACCGGCCCACCGAGTCGATGGCGTTTCTGGCGGTCGCGGCGATCCTCGATGCACTGGATGGCCGGGTCGCCCGGATGCTCAACGCCACCTCCAAGATGGGCGAGGAGATCGATTCGCTCGCCGATGCGGTGAATTTCGGTGTGGCACCGGCGCTCATCATCTATGGCACCATGCTTTCGCATTCGCGCATCGGGTGGATCGTGGTGCTGCTGTACGCGGTGTGCATCGTGTTGCGGTTGGCGCGGTTCAACGCGCTGCTCGACGTGGATCAGCCCGCGTACGAGAAGGAGTACTTCGTCGGCATGCCCGCCCCGGCGGGCGCCATCGGCGCGATCGGTCTGCTGGCCGCCAAGATGCAGTTCGGCGAAGGGTGGTGGACCAGCGAGTGGGCGGTGTCGATCTGGATCATCGGTGTCTCGCTCCTGGTGGTCAGCCGGATCCCGATGCGCAAGATCCACACCTTCGCGGTGCCGCCGAACATGGTGGCGCCCTTGCTCGCACTGGTCGCCATCGGTGTGGCTGCGTCGGTGTTCTACGGCTACATCGTGATCATGGTGATCATCGTGGCCTACGTGATCCACATCCCGTTCGCGATACGCACCAAGAAGTGGGTGGCCAGCCACCCCGAATCCTGGGACGACAAGCCGCAGCAGCGCCGCGCCACCCGACGCGCGATTCGCCGGGCCCAGCCGCACCGGCGGTCCATGGCGCGACTGGGGCTGCGGAAGCCGGGGCGCTGA
- a CDS encoding phosphatidylserine decarboxylase, protein MARRPDLQQSGPERLVALVRSSVPPMHSAGLPFVGASLAVAALGRKRRWVRRAGLLAAGANAAFFRHPARVAPTRPGVVVAPADGLVCLIEEAVPPAELGLPATPLPRVSIFLSVLDAHVQRAPIGGDVVAVQHRPGRFHSAELEAASEHNERNSVVIRTPEGTEVIAVQIAGLIARRIVCNAHVGDKLAIGETYGLIRYGSRLDTYLPAGSKLLVTRGQRTLAGETVLAELP, encoded by the coding sequence ATGGCCAGACGCCCCGACCTCCAGCAGTCCGGACCAGAACGCCTCGTGGCGCTGGTGCGATCCAGTGTTCCGCCGATGCATTCGGCGGGATTACCGTTCGTCGGCGCCAGCCTCGCCGTAGCGGCCTTGGGCCGCAAGCGCCGCTGGGTACGCCGGGCCGGCCTGCTGGCCGCCGGCGCGAACGCCGCGTTCTTCCGCCACCCGGCCCGGGTGGCGCCCACCCGCCCCGGCGTGGTGGTCGCCCCCGCAGACGGGCTGGTGTGCCTGATCGAAGAGGCGGTGCCGCCGGCGGAGTTGGGGTTGCCCGCCACCCCGCTGCCCCGGGTCAGCATCTTCCTGTCGGTGCTCGACGCGCACGTGCAGCGCGCCCCGATCGGCGGTGACGTCGTCGCCGTCCAGCACCGCCCCGGGCGTTTCCACTCGGCCGAGCTCGAAGCCGCCAGCGAGCACAACGAACGCAACAGCGTCGTCATCCGCACCCCCGAGGGCACCGAGGTGATCGCCGTGCAGATCGCCGGTCTGATCGCCCGGCGCATCGTGTGCAACGCCCATGTCGGCGACAAGCTCGCCATCGGTGAGACGTACGGCCTGATCCGGTATGGCTCCCGGCTGGACACCTACCTTCCTGCTGGTTCGAAACTGCTCGTCACTCGGGGTCAGCGGACGCTGGCCGGAGAAACCGTCCTGGCGGAGTTGCCATGA
- the glp gene encoding gephyrin-like molybdotransferase Glp — translation MRTVEEHQKVVAGLIKARAPQDLPLNDTLGLTLAADVVAPLSLPGFDNSAMDGYAVVADDVAAATEDRPVLLPVAEDIPAGRTDLLTLQPGTAHRIMTGAPLPSGATAVVPVEATDGATDTVTIRAASREGQHIRRAGEDVTAGTAVLRAGQVITPAALGLAAALGLATLPVVPPQRVMVMSTGTELVAPGTELQPGQIYESNAVMLAAAVRDAGAQATIAPMSADDVDAFRAALAEHGTDADLIITTGGVSAGAYEVVKDSLSDQVEFVKVAMQPGMPQGAGTVDGVPIITLPGNPVSALVSFEVFVRSPLRAAMGLTEPDRPRRTAQLTEDLTSPRGKRQFRRGVLTGDSVSSYGPPASHHLRWLASANCLLEIAEDIAELSAGSTVPVWDLT, via the coding sequence ATGCGGACCGTCGAAGAACACCAGAAGGTCGTGGCCGGACTGATCAAAGCCCGCGCCCCACAAGATCTTCCGCTGAACGACACACTCGGACTGACGTTGGCCGCCGATGTCGTCGCCCCGCTGTCGCTGCCCGGCTTCGACAACTCCGCGATGGACGGCTACGCGGTTGTCGCCGACGATGTCGCCGCCGCCACCGAGGACAGGCCAGTGCTTCTGCCGGTCGCCGAGGACATCCCGGCCGGCCGCACCGACCTGCTGACGCTGCAGCCCGGGACCGCACATCGCATCATGACCGGGGCGCCGCTGCCGTCGGGTGCCACCGCGGTGGTTCCGGTCGAGGCCACCGACGGCGCGACGGACACCGTGACGATCCGTGCGGCGTCCCGGGAGGGTCAGCACATCCGCCGCGCCGGCGAGGACGTCACCGCGGGCACCGCCGTGCTGCGTGCCGGTCAGGTGATCACCCCGGCCGCGCTCGGGCTGGCCGCGGCACTCGGACTGGCCACCCTGCCCGTGGTGCCGCCGCAGCGCGTCATGGTGATGTCCACCGGCACCGAACTGGTGGCCCCGGGCACCGAACTGCAGCCGGGGCAGATCTATGAGTCGAATGCGGTGATGCTGGCCGCGGCAGTCCGCGATGCCGGCGCGCAGGCGACCATCGCCCCGATGTCCGCCGACGACGTCGACGCCTTCCGCGCCGCGCTGGCTGAGCACGGCACCGACGCGGATCTGATCATCACCACCGGTGGGGTCAGCGCCGGTGCATACGAGGTGGTCAAAGACTCGTTGTCGGATCAGGTCGAGTTCGTCAAAGTCGCGATGCAGCCCGGCATGCCGCAGGGCGCGGGCACGGTCGACGGTGTTCCGATCATCACGCTGCCCGGCAACCCGGTCAGCGCGCTGGTGTCCTTCGAGGTGTTCGTCCGCTCGCCGCTGCGTGCCGCGATGGGCCTCACCGAACCGGATCGGCCACGGCGCACCGCGCAGCTGACCGAGGATCTGACCTCGCCGCGCGGAAAACGGCAGTTCCGGCGGGGTGTGCTGACCGGGGACTCGGTCAGCAGCTACGGTCCCCCGGCCTCGCATCACCTTCGCTGGCTCGCTTCGGCGAACTGCCTGTTGGAGATCGCCGAGGACATCGCCGAACTCTCGGCCGGGTCGACTGTTCCCGTGTGGGACCTGACCTAG